CCGTAGCCCTGAAAGTTCTTGTCGCGTTTGTCGGCGTTACTCGTTCCCGCGTGCAAGTATGCGCCGTGATGATCGACCTGCCAGATTTCAACAAAGGCATTCACGATCGGTTCGCCATTCAGGTCCAAAATCTTACCGGTCAGGTGTGTTACCTCACCCACCGCTGGAGTAATCGCATCGTTTAGCAACAGCAGGTCGTTGTCCGTATCGAGCGGCAACTTATCGGGATAGAACGGCCCCTCGGTCATCGCCGGCGTTTGCGACAGCATCTCCGCATACAGGCCCGGCGTGGTAAACATCGCCGCGGTGAAGGCCGACTGAGCCAGAAAGTTACGGCGAGAAAAACTGCTTCGCAACATAGCCGCCACTCCGAACAGAAAAGAATAGAAGTCGAATCGAGCGTGCCCTTGCCACACTCAACCCTCTCAACGTACCAGAGTGCCGGACCAGCGCACAGCAAAGTTTCGTTTGCGGGGATTACGCAACTGCACCCCCACTTATCCCTTTAGTGCGTCATGCTCAACACCCTGTCACACATATCAGCACGACAACGCGCGCGACTATAATCGCCGGCATGCCTTTCCTTCTCTCCCGTTGCCACTGTATGCCAATCACCATGACGAATATCAGCTTCTCATCCGTGGTTCAACACTTACGACAAACGGCAATTGTGCTGGCCAGCTTGCTCGCGATCTTCACTCCGGCAAGAGCTGCTCATGCTGCAGAAATGGTCGACGTTCTCGTCTACGGCGCTACGCCGGGTGGAATTGCTGCAGCTATTGCGGCGGCGAAGGGAGGGAGCACGGTCGCTTTGATTGAACCGACACCGCGGATTGGTGGCCTGGTGACATCCGGGCTGTCGCACACCGACTTTCGCACGTTCGAAGGGCTAAATGGGACATTTCTCGATTTCGCTCGCCGCGTAGAAGCGCACTACGTCAAAGAGAACGGTGCGGACTCCGCTCAGGTTCGCGAATCGTTTCGCGGCACGTTCGGCGAACCGAAGGTTAATCTCGCGATCTTCGAGGCGATGCTGGTCGAGCAGCCGAAGATCACTGTCGAACGCGGACTTCGGCTCGCGTCCGTCAAGCTCGACAAGTCAGGTGATCGCGCTCGTGTTGAATCCGCGACCTTCACCAAATCGGTCGGCACGCCCGGCAGCACACAGCAGAGCGAGTTTCAGGCAAAGGTCTTTATCGACGGCACCTACGAAGGCGACTTGATGGCCATGGCTGGCGCGCCGTGGCGAGTCGGCCGCGAAGGGAAAGCGGAATACAACGAGTCCCTCGCGCCAGACGAAGCAGACGACCAACTGCAAGCCTACAACTTCCGCTGGATCATGACGCGCGATCCCAAGAATCGCGTCACGCCAACCGCTCCCGCCGGTTATCGCCGCGAAGATTTTGTCGAAGTGCTTAAGGTGCTCGAAACGGGGAGCATCAAGAAGATCTTTGCTTACCCCAGCGGCTGCATCTTCAAAGCTCAGCTTCCGCCGCTGCCGAACGGCAAGTTCGATATCAACGATGTCTCCAACGGCCTGATTCGCCTTTCGCTTCCCGGCAAGAACCTCGCTTGGCCTAATGGCGACGCTGCTGCGCGGGCCGCGGTCTTTCAGGAGCACGTGCGCGATCAGGTCGGCCTCCTTTACTTTCTGCAGAACGATCCCGAAGTTCCCGCCAAGTTCCGCGACGAAGCTCGCGAGTGGGGCTGGTGCCGGGACGAATTCGAAGCCAGCGGGCACATGCCGCCGCAACTTTACGTGCGCGAAGCGCGGCGTTTGAAGGGCGTGCATATCTACACGCAGCAAGACAGCGCCCAAGCACCCGGCGATGCGCGGGCGGTGCTCCATCGCCAGGCCATCGCGATGGGCGATTACGGCAACAACTGCCACGGCACCTTGCACCCCGGCCCACGATTTGGTGGCAAGCACACGGGCGAGTTTTATAACGCGGTTCCTCCTTACCAGGTTCCGTACGGTGTCATCGTGCCGGCGATCGTGCAGAACCTGCTCGTGCCGGTGGCGGTCAGTTCGTCGCACGTCGGCTTCTGTGCGCTCCGTCTGGAGCCAATTTGGGCTTCGCTCGGGCAGGCAGCAGGTTACGCAGCAGCACACGCAGTGAAGAACAAGATCGCCGTGCAAGAAGTGCCTGTGCCCGAACTGCAACGACAATTGCATGCCGATCAATCCGCGACGATTTACGTGAGCGATGTTCTTCCCGGGCACGCCGACTTTGCCGCGGTGCAATGGTGGGGCTCAGCGGGCGGGCTGCATGGTTTGCAAGCTCCGTTTGCCAAACCCGGCCAGCGTGGCAAGAATATCAGCGGGCAATATTACGAAGCCTATCAGGGACACGCTGCTGAACTCGACAAGAAGCTGGAGCCCGCCCAACTCGAGCGCTGGCTGGCCATCGCAAAAGAACTTCGATTGCCGCTCGACAAACTGCCCGCTGCCACAGCGAGCCCAACGCGCGGCGACTTCATCCGCGCTGCTTGGAAGTAGAGCCGCGAATCATTGTAATTTCTGAGCCGGAAGCGTTAGCGCCCGGAGAGTATTTTCTCCGTCTTTTGCGAATAGAACTTTCCCGGCCCTGAAGCTTCCAGTTCCAACGACGGTAACCAGATTCAATCGAAAGTCCTCCCATGCGTCTGATTCTCTGCACCTTGAGTCTGCTGTTGTTTTCAACGCTCGTCCGCGCCGCTGAGACCGGCGAAACCAAAGTCGCTCAGTGGAACGATGACAAGCGGGCTCCCTTCATCCTGATGTTCGACGACAGCATGCAAGGGCACGTGAAAACGGTCCTCCCCGAGTTGAAGCGGCGAAATCTCGTCGGCACGTTCTATATCAACGCCGGGTCCGGGCATTACAAGGCTCAGAAGGCTGCGTGGGAAAAAGCGTTCACCGAAGCGGGCATGGTCCTCGCGAATCACACCTTCACCCACAAGGGTGCCGCCGATGTGGCCGATCTTGAACAGGAGATCGTGAAGTGCAACGAGGTGCTCTACGCCATCGCCGAAGCCAACGGTCAGCCCAAGCCCACGCTTTTGTCTTTCGGTCGCCCCGGTGTGCCGCAGGGTAAATGGAATGTCACCGAAGAGGAACTAAAAACGCAGCTGAGGAAGTACAACCTGGTGCTGCGGCAGAATGTGCTCTTCGCCCAAATCCATTTGAAAGACGCAGCGGCGATGATTGCCCGTGTCGAAAAAGCCCTCGCGAGCGGCAAGACCGACGTCGTCGCGTTTCACGGCGTCGGTGGCGAATGGCTGAGCATCGACACGCCTTCGTTTCTCCAACTGCTCGACTTCATCGTCGAAAAACGCGATCAACTCTGGGTGACCGATCCGATCTCTATTCACAAGTACGAAACCGAGCGCGAATCAGCATCCGTCCGCACCCTGGAAGCAACCAAATCGCAGATCACACTTGAACTCACGACCAACGCCGACGCTGCCATCTACGATTCTCCGCTGACACTCATCACTCATGTTCCAGCCGATTGGAAGACCGTCCAAGTGACTCAAGGCAAGCACACGGCCAGTGTCATAGCAAAAGAGGGCAAGGTAGTATTCGACGCTCGGCCAGGGAAAGACACTGTTGTGTTGAAGAATAGGTGACCAGCGCTAGACTTGATTTCATGGGTTTTCGTCGGAGTGTTCGAACGTGAGAACGAGCGACTCGTAGTACGGACCGTTCAGGTCCATCGCGCGCTTCGAACCATGCAAAATGATTGCGTGATAAAACTCGCCACCGTCAGCAACGTACAGCACCCACTTGTGATCCGTTGCAGGTACCGACACCAGTTCACGTTTCATCGCCGGCAGCGTGCCAATGGTAATCGGCTGCCACTTGGAATCTGCCCATTGCTTCGCTTCCTTGGGTAAGAAGCCCGGTAAGATCGTGTCACCGCATTCGGTAAGTGATCCACTTCCTGCAGCCGTGAACATCACCGCATGAATGGCCGCATGGTTATCCGGAGATTCCAAGGAAAATGTGTTTCCTTCGTCTGTCGTTGTCCATTGCGAAGGTACCGTAAAGGTAACACCGAGCTGCGATGTTGCGGTGACGTAGATATCGCGTTCCATGGGAGTGCAGGCTCCGGCAATGAGCACCACAGTGAGAGCGACAAAGAAATGGGGGCGTTTCATGAGTGTATCATTCTATCTCCTTACCATCGGCACTGGTCCTTGCTTCACCGACTTGGCCAGTTCTGGAACATTGGCGAGGATCTCCTCAACGGCCAAATCACAAACGCGTGAACCGCCGACAGCGTTGAGGTGCGTGCCATCTTTGAAGCCGTCAGGGTACTGCGGAAAGAGGCCCGGATCGACATTGTTGAAAAGCAACTTCGAGCGTTCGGGGCCAAGTTGCTCGACGAGGGCCGCGGTCTTCTTGTTGAGGTCGAGCAGCGGAACCTTTAGTTCTTCCGCAACCTTGCGAGCTGCCACAACATAATCGCCATGCGTATCGCGCAGCGATTGGTTGTCGGAGTTCCAGACGTTGCGGACGATCGACGTCGCGAGCATGGGAGTCGCCTGACGCTCACGAACTTCTTTGACGAAGCGAGTAAGGTTTTCGCTGAAGGAGCCAAAGGGGTCCGTATGTCGGCCCTCGTCAGGCTTATTGTCGTTGTGGCCGAACTGAATGATGACAAAATCGCCAGCCTTCATCAGCGGCAACATCTTTTCCCAGCGACCGCGAAAGCTCTTGGTGCTCTGCCCCGACGAGGCATGATTCTGCACCTTCACATGATCCTGAAAATAAGGCTGCAGCATCTGCCCCCAGCCTCGCGCGGGAGTCGCCGGCACGACCTGCTGCGTGGCCATCGTCGAGTCGCCCGCCATGAAGATCGTGAAGGATTTCTGGCCTTCGTCACTCTCTTGCCCGTCGACTGCTCCAACGAATAGACCGCAGATCAACAGAATTGGGATGTACTTGCTCATCTGGGCGAAAATCCAGTGCAACCGCGAAGAAGCAAACTCAATGCGGGGAAACCGATCCACCGATTGTCGCTTACTTCGCTCGCTCAGCCAACTCGCGCAGCACCGACTTCGTCGCTTCAGTGGCCAGCAATTGATACGCTGCTGGTTTCCAATGAAATTGATCGCCCCGCGCGAGCGGCAGGTTATCGGCGAGCAGTGAATAAAAATCGTTCACCGGCACCTTCATTTCTTCCACCACCTTTGCAGCCAAGCGATTGTGCTCGACGATGACGGGATTGATCTCCGCATTGAGTTCTTCGGGCTTACCCTTTACGGTGACGGGCGTGCTGCTGGCCCAGATGATGCGAGTCTTGGGAGAAGCGTCGCGAATCACCTGCACATAGGCTTTCGTCAGCGGTTCAAAGGTTCCGGCTTTGATTCGTCCTTCTTGCCAGCCGTGCAAACCCATGTTGAAGTGGACGACGTCATAGGGCCCGTTCTTCAACACTTCGCCCAGCACCTTGTTGGTATGAGCCGACTGGCAATACGGATTCACCCAGACATCGACATACGCCTTGCCTTCGAGCGACTTCGTTACCTGCTTCAAGTAACCATTCAAAATCGAATCGCCGATCAAGAGGACGCGCGGACGGGTCTTGTCTTCGACCTTGGCCATATCGACGCGCCAGCCTTTGCCGTCGGCATGCAGACGAGTATCGGTTTCTGTTGCTGCGGGCAGCTTGGCCTTCTCTTGAGCGGCCAGTGGGAATGATGCGGCAAAGCACAACGAAAGAACAAAGACAAAGGTGCGCGTCATGAAATGCCTCTTGTCAGGAAGGCCGCAGCAAAGTCTCGCCCTGTTGTGCCGCAGGTCGATGGGAGAATGGCTGAGAAATCCGGATTGCCGGCACCGCGTCAGCAAGGTTGCCAGAATAATCGGCTGCTCAGCACTGGCAAGATGCCAGTGGCACCAATATGGGCCACTGGCACTTAATTCTAAATGCGATCAGAGCCAACTAGCTCGAAAAGCTGGCTTCCTTCCGCCCCGCGCGCTTGCGGTCGTTCTCGGTGAGGAACGTTTTGCGAAGGCGGATTTGGGTCGGCGTGATCTCGACCAGCTCATCGTCTTCGATGTACTCAAGCGCAGCTTCGAGATCCATCTTGCGCGGCGGCTTGAGCAGGATGTTGTCGTCAGTGCCGGAAGCTCGCATGTTGGTGAGCTTCTTTTCCTTGGTGGGATTCACGGCCATGTCGTTATCGCGGCTGTTCTCGCCAACGATCATCCCTTCGTACACTTCGTCGTTATGTGTGACGAACATGTCGGCCCGTTCTTGCAGCGTGTTCAGGCCGAAGGCATTCGCCTTGCCAGTGACCATGCTGACGTACACGCCGTTGGCTCGCTTGGGCACATCGCCGATGACTGGCTTGTAACCGGCGAAGCGGTGATGAACGATCGCGGTCCCCTGGGTGGCATTGAGCAAGCGAGTTCGCAGGCCGATGAGACCGCGAGCGGGAATCAAAAACTTGCAGTGGGTGAAGTCGCCACGAATGTGCATCTCTTCGGTTTCGCCGCGGCGAGCGCCGACCAACTCCATCACCGGGCCGAGTTTGAGTGAAGGAACTTCGACAATCAGCGACTCGAACGGCTCTTCTTTCACGCCATCGACCTCACGCATGATGACCTGCGGCTTGCCGACGGAAAGTTCATAGCCTTCGCGCCGCATGCTTTCGATGAGGACCGAAAGATGGAGTACGCCGCGGCCAGAAACGGCAAACGCATCGCTGCCGGGAACCTGGCGAACGCGCAGGGCGACGTTTCGTTCCAGTTCTTTCGTCAAGCGTTCACGCAACTGACGATTGGTGACGAATTTCCCTTCGCGTCCGGCGAACGGGCTGCTGTTGATGGTAAAGACCATCTCGAGCGTTGGTTCATCGACGGTCAGTCGTGGCATCGGTCGGACATGTTCGCGATGGCAAATGGTATCGCCGATTTCGACGTTCTCGATGCCAACCACAGCGCACACATCGCCGGCCTGCACTTCTTCCGCCTCGACGCGGCCCAGTTTATCGAACAAGTAGAGCTTGAGGACTTTGGCTTCGGTAACCACTCCATTCTTTTGTGCACAGGCGATCGTTTGCCCGCGCTTGATGCTGCCGGCCGTGATCCGACCAATGGCAATGCGGCCGACGAACTCCGACCAGTCGAGCGTGGTGACGAGCATTTGCAGCGGAGCATTTTCTTCGACTTCTGGTCCGGGAATCTGCTCCAGCACCATGTCGAGCAGGGGACGCATCGAGTCGGTGCGAACCTCAGGATCACTGGTGGCATAGCCTTCACGACCGCTGGCGAACAGATATTTGAAATCTTCCAGGTGATCTTCGGCACCCAAATCCATCAGCAGGGCGAACGCTTCGTCGAGCGTTTCGTGCGGACGGGCATCGGGGCGGTCGATCTTGTTGATGATGACGATCGGCTTGAGATTCGCTTCGAGCGCCTTCGAAAGCACAAACCGAGTCTGTGGCATCGGCCCTTCGGCTGCATCCATCAGCACGACTGCCCCATCGGCCATGCGGACGACACGTTCGACCTCGCCACCAAAGTCGGCGTGGCCGGGAGTGTCGATGATGTTGATCTTCACGTCCTTGTAGTGCAGAGCGATGTTCTTCGCGAGGATCGTAATCCCGCGTTCCCGCTCCTGGTCGTTCGAGTCCAAGATGCAATCGCCTTGCAGTTGGCTTTCGCGGAACTCGCCACTTTGGCGAAGTAAGCAGTCGACGAGCGACGTTTTACCGTGGTCGACGTGGGCGATGATGACAATGTTACGGATGTCGTTACGGCGCATGGCTGGGCGTCCTACCGGACTCTTCTCGTTTGCAGAACCGCCAAATTGCGAGGGGCGGCCTAAGGGGCTCAGGGAGAGCGTCAAAATGACGTGCAATAACTCTATTTTTAGGGGCCAAAGGCAAAACAGCCAAGGGGAAAGGCAAGGTTGGAGGCAGGAGGCGAGGGACGGGCGACGTGAGAATGAGCAATTGCGAGGCAAATGCAGGAAACCTAGGCCCGCCGTCGGAATGAGAATTCCGGGTTTGGAATTAATGAAGGTCGCGGCACCATCAGTATGATCTCGCCCTACTCCCGCCCCTCGACCCCCGTCCCCTACTTCCCCAACTCCTTGATCCGAATGTTGCGATACGAGGCCTGGGCCGGTTTGCCGCCATGAATTTGGAGGGCGATTTTGCCCGTCGTGGCAATGTTCGGTTCGGTTTCGGAGTAGTCCACCGTGGGGACTTCGTTGACCCAAAGTTGGATTCGCGGCCCTTGGCAGCGAATGACGACGTGATTCCAGCCGTCCGCATTCACCTTCTTTTGCAGAACGACGTCGTCGCCAGTTGCCAGAAACTTCCGCCGACGCGATTCGTCGTACAGCGCGCCCCAGATTGATTTGCCCGCTGCGAGTCCCATATCACATTGATAGCCGATCACTTCGTGATGGTTTGGAATTCGCTCGCTGCGGAACTGAATGCCGGCGTTTTCACCCGGTCCGACCAGTTTGGCTTCGAGTCGCAACTCAAAATCGCCGTAGTCCTTCTTGGTGCAGAGAAACTCGTTGTTCTTGATGTTCTCTTTCAACGAGCCGGCGGTTATTGCCCCTTCTTCCACTCGAAACACGTCTTCCTTCCCTTCCCAGCCGGACAGCGTCTTGCCGTCGAAGAGCGAAGTGAAGCCCTCCTCGGCCGCGTGAACATTTACGGCGACGAATCCCAGTAAGAGCGATACAATCGGCAAGACCGGAAGACGGCGAGACATGGGAGGTCCTTCAGAGTGTTGAGATGGCGAAATTTTTCTGTGCCGGAAGATTGTATCCCGTAGGAGGATTCGCCGCATCTTGGCCGATTCTGCTCAAGTCCGCGGTGCGCACTCCTAGAAAGGATCATTTCTCGCAACTACGATGAAATCCCAGCAGCAATTGCCCGGTACGCCTGCCACGCGACCCGCAGGCAGCAGGCCGAACATCAAGCTGGGTTGGTATTTATGGAAAATCTCTTTCAGCCCGAAATCAGTTTCGCCCAAGCAAGCGACGCCCTTTGGCGTCACAAGGGGAAGGCCCTGCTTGCGTTCGTGCTCGTCTGCTCAGCTGCGGCGTTCTATCTTTCGACCGCCAAGCGAGTCTACGAATCCGAAGCCAAGCTCTACGTCCGCGTGGGCCGCGAGAGCGTATCGCTCGATCCTTCCGCTACGACGGGCCAAGTGGTCACACTTACCGATTCGCGCGAAGGCGAAGTCAACGCCATTGAGCAACTTCTCGTCAGCCGCCAATTGGCCGAGCAGGTCGTCGACAAATTGGGGCCGGATACCATTTTTGGTCGCAAAACCGGCGGCTCAGCGAATTGGTCGCCGAAACAGGCGATTAAAGACGCGCTCGAAAAGTTGGAACCGTATAATCTCAACCCGCTCAAGGTCTACGACATTCGCGACAAAGCCATCACCACGCTGCAAAAGAACCTGCGTGTGACGGCCGTTCGCAAAACGAGCATCGTGACCGTTGCCTATTCGGCCGACGATCCGGACACCGCCCGGGACGTCGTCGAAACATTGATTGACCAGGCCCAGGGCGAACACCTGCGCATCAACCGAACCAAAGGCTCGCACGATTTCTTCGAAAAGAAAGAAAGCCAATTACGCGGCGACCTGGAAGCGCTTGAAGCTCAGCTGCGCGATCTGAAGAACGAATCGGGATTTGCCGAACTCACCACCCAGAGGCAGCTGCTGCTCCAGCGCATCTCGTCGATCAAGGGGCAACTGCTCGATACAGAAGCCGATCTATCTTCTGCGACGGCGGAAGTGAAGGCCCGCGAAGCTGAACTGGCTCGCATTCCTGAACTAGTGACTGCGGAAGAGACGACCGGTCAGCCGGAAACTCCGGAAAATCAGATGCGCACCAAGCTCTTCGACCTTGAAGTGCTGGAACGCGGGCTGGCCACCCGTCAAACCGATGAATCGCCACAGTTGATTGCGGTACGCGAACAAATCAAACAAGCCAAGTCGATTGTCGGCGACGAGGGAGTCAAAACGCAGACGACGAAATCTCTCAATAAGGTACGGCAGGAAAGCGAACTTGCCCTGAGCGCTCGCCAATCGCAAATGGCTTCCCTCGAAGCGAAACAAATCGCGCTCACGAGGCATCTGGATGAAGCCCGGGCCGAACTGCGGGCTTTCAATCAAACCGAAATCCAGATTGCACAACTGCAACGGTCGATCGATCTGGCTGCCGGGCAGTACGGCAAGTATTCCGAGTTCGTCGAGCAAACACGCATCGATCAGGAACTGCAAAATGCCAAGATCTCCAGCCTCAATTTCATGCAGCGGCCGTCGCACTCGATCACGCCCGTGAACCCAAAACCGCTGCAAGTGATCGCGGGGGGCTTTGTCCTCGCCTGCATCGCCAGCGGCGGAATCGTGTTCCTCGCTGAACGCCGACGGCTGTCTCTGCTTCCCCCTGCTGGCCCGCCCACGGAATCCATGCAGCCCGAACCGGCCCGGCAACCGGCACCAGCACGCGAGCGGGAACCGGTGGAAGAATCTGCCAGTATCGCGGCGATGACCCTGCGCCGCAGCGAAGCTACGCCGAGCTTGCCGCGGTAAGGCCTACCGCGGCTCAGTGCTACTCAGTTTGGGCTACGCATCAAACGTAACCAGCTTCTCTGGTTTGAGCACCACGGTTGCCAAAGGTGGCAGCGTGACGTTGATCTTGTGAGACCGGAAGTGCCAGCCTGGTTCTTCGGCCTGGCGACCGGGGAAATTTCCCTTGTTCGACCCGCCGTAATACTGCGAATCGCTGTTGAAGACTTCTTGGTACCAGCCACCGCGGGGCACACCGATGGGGTAGTTCTCGCGAACGACCGGCGTGAAGTTGTGGATCACGATCAGGAAGTCTTCTGGATCCTTCGCCTTTCGCATGTAGCTAAGCACGCTATCGGCGTGGGCATTGCAGTCGATCCATTCGAAGCCTTCCTTGTCGAAGTCTTTTTCGTACAAGGCTGGCTCGCGAACGAGCAGAGCGTTCGCGTCGGCGACCATCTTCTTTAGGCCGCTATGCGATTCCCACTGCAGCAGATCCCATTGCAGTTCGGCATCGTGGTTCCATTCATTCCATTGACCGAAGTCGCTGCCCATGTAGAGCAGCTTCTTGCCGGGATGGGTCCACATGTACGAATAGAGCAACCGGAGATTAGCGAACCGCTGCCAGAGATCGCCAGGCATCTGAGCCAGCAGCGACTTCTTGCCGTGAACCACTTCGTCGTGAGACAGCGGCAAGCAGAAGTTCTCGGTGAAGGCATAAATCAAGCTGAAGGTCAGCTCGTTGTGGTGATATTGGCGATGAATGGGCTCGTGCTTCATGAAGCGGAGCGTGTCGTTCATCCAGCCCATATTCCACTTGATGCTGAAACCCAGACCGCCGGTTTCGACGGGTCGCGAAACGCCACCCCAAGCGGTCGATTCTTCGGCAATCGTCAACACACCGGGGAAATTACCGTGCGCTTCGTAGTTGAATTCACGCAGCAGCGAAATCGCTTCAATGTTTTCGCGGCCGCCGTATTCATTGGGAATCCATTCGCCTTCTTTACGGCTGTAATCGAGGTACAGCATCGAGGCGACCGCATCGACCCGCAAGCCATCAATGTGATACTTGTCGAACCAGAACAAGGCATTCGACAGCAGGAAGTTGCGCACTTCGTGCCGGCCGTAATTGAAGATCATCGTTCCCCAGTCGGGATGTTCGCCCTTGCGCGGATCTTCGTGTTCGAACATGGCCGTGCCATCGAACCGACGCAGACCATGGCCATCTTTGGGGAAGTGGGCAGGAACCCAGTCGACGATCACACCAATATCGTTCTGA
Above is a window of Anatilimnocola aggregata DNA encoding:
- a CDS encoding polysaccharide deacetylase family protein; the protein is MRLILCTLSLLLFSTLVRAAETGETKVAQWNDDKRAPFILMFDDSMQGHVKTVLPELKRRNLVGTFYINAGSGHYKAQKAAWEKAFTEAGMVLANHTFTHKGAADVADLEQEIVKCNEVLYAIAEANGQPKPTLLSFGRPGVPQGKWNVTEEELKTQLRKYNLVLRQNVLFAQIHLKDAAAMIARVEKALASGKTDVVAFHGVGGEWLSIDTPSFLQLLDFIVEKRDQLWVTDPISIHKYETERESASVRTLEATKSQITLELTTNADAAIYDSPLTLITHVPADWKTVQVTQGKHTASVIAKEGKVVFDARPGKDTVVLKNR
- the typA gene encoding translational GTPase TypA, encoding MRRNDIRNIVIIAHVDHGKTSLVDCLLRQSGEFRESQLQGDCILDSNDQERERGITILAKNIALHYKDVKINIIDTPGHADFGGEVERVVRMADGAVVLMDAAEGPMPQTRFVLSKALEANLKPIVIINKIDRPDARPHETLDEAFALLMDLGAEDHLEDFKYLFASGREGYATSDPEVRTDSMRPLLDMVLEQIPGPEVEENAPLQMLVTTLDWSEFVGRIAIGRITAGSIKRGQTIACAQKNGVVTEAKVLKLYLFDKLGRVEAEEVQAGDVCAVVGIENVEIGDTICHREHVRPMPRLTVDEPTLEMVFTINSSPFAGREGKFVTNRQLRERLTKELERNVALRVRQVPGSDAFAVSGRGVLHLSVLIESMRREGYELSVGKPQVIMREVDGVKEEPFESLIVEVPSLKLGPVMELVGARRGETEEMHIRGDFTHCKFLIPARGLIGLRTRLLNATQGTAIVHHRFAGYKPVIGDVPKRANGVYVSMVTGKANAFGLNTLQERADMFVTHNDEVYEGMIVGENSRDNDMAVNPTKEKKLTNMRASGTDDNILLKPPRKMDLEAALEYIEDDELVEITPTQIRLRKTFLTENDRKRAGRKEASFSS
- the glgB gene encoding 1,4-alpha-glucan branching protein GlgB; translation: MRTTVSLQNMNSLLEGNLHDPDRVLGPALVQHEGRSHVAVRAFSPESHQAWVVDESHRVSRPMRKIHPAGLFEAFCPLPSGSERPQYQLKFATEGGEMKTQHDPYSFEPMLSPFDLHLFGEGRLLKAYEKLGAQLRDVNGVKGVNFAVWAPNAQSISVVGDFNQWDARRHLMRRREGSGVWELFVPALKAGEKYKYRVKTKWGEVVDKSDPFGFAAELPPRTASIVTDLTQHQWKDADWMARRAAANPLEKPFSCYEVHLGSWRRDPSRQHGWLSYRDLAHQLVDYCREMGYTHIELLPISEHPYSGSWGYQTVGYFGVTSRHGTPEDFMYFVDYCHQNDIGVIVDWVPAHFPKDGHGLRRFDGTAMFEHEDPRKGEHPDWGTMIFNYGRHEVRNFLLSNALFWFDKYHIDGLRVDAVASMLYLDYSRKEGEWIPNEYGGRENIEAISLLREFNYEAHGNFPGVLTIAEESTAWGGVSRPVETGGLGFSIKWNMGWMNDTLRFMKHEPIHRQYHHNELTFSLIYAFTENFCLPLSHDEVVHGKKSLLAQMPGDLWQRFANLRLLYSYMWTHPGKKLLYMGSDFGQWNEWNHDAELQWDLLQWESHSGLKKMVADANALLVREPALYEKDFDKEGFEWIDCNAHADSVLSYMRKAKDPEDFLIVIHNFTPVVRENYPIGVPRGGWYQEVFNSDSQYYGGSNKGNFPGRQAEEPGWHFRSHKINVTLPPLATVVLKPEKLVTFDA
- a CDS encoding rhamnogalacturonan acetylesterase, with the translated sequence MSKYIPILLICGLFVGAVDGQESDEGQKSFTIFMAGDSTMATQQVVPATPARGWGQMLQPYFQDHVKVQNHASSGQSTKSFRGRWEKMLPLMKAGDFVIIQFGHNDNKPDEGRHTDPFGSFSENLTRFVKEVRERQATPMLATSIVRNVWNSDNQSLRDTHGDYVVAARKVAEELKVPLLDLNKKTAALVEQLGPERSKLLFNNVDPGLFPQYPDGFKDGTHLNAVGGSRVCDLAVEEILANVPELAKSVKQGPVPMVRR
- a CDS encoding GumC family protein, coding for MENLFQPEISFAQASDALWRHKGKALLAFVLVCSAAAFYLSTAKRVYESEAKLYVRVGRESVSLDPSATTGQVVTLTDSREGEVNAIEQLLVSRQLAEQVVDKLGPDTIFGRKTGGSANWSPKQAIKDALEKLEPYNLNPLKVYDIRDKAITTLQKNLRVTAVRKTSIVTVAYSADDPDTARDVVETLIDQAQGEHLRINRTKGSHDFFEKKESQLRGDLEALEAQLRDLKNESGFAELTTQRQLLLQRISSIKGQLLDTEADLSSATAEVKAREAELARIPELVTAEETTGQPETPENQMRTKLFDLEVLERGLATRQTDESPQLIAVREQIKQAKSIVGDEGVKTQTTKSLNKVRQESELALSARQSQMASLEAKQIALTRHLDEARAELRAFNQTEIQIAQLQRSIDLAAGQYGKYSEFVEQTRIDQELQNAKISSLNFMQRPSHSITPVNPKPLQVIAGGFVLACIASGGIVFLAERRRLSLLPPAGPPTESMQPEPARQPAPAREREPVEESASIAAMTLRRSEATPSLPR
- a CDS encoding 3-keto-disaccharide hydrolase — its product is MSRRLPVLPIVSLLLGFVAVNVHAAEEGFTSLFDGKTLSGWEGKEDVFRVEEGAITAGSLKENIKNNEFLCTKKDYGDFELRLEAKLVGPGENAGIQFRSERIPNHHEVIGYQCDMGLAAGKSIWGALYDESRRRKFLATGDDVVLQKKVNADGWNHVVIRCQGPRIQLWVNEVPTVDYSETEPNIATTGKIALQIHGGKPAQASYRNIRIKELGK
- a CDS encoding FAD-dependent oxidoreductase; amino-acid sequence: MPITMTNISFSSVVQHLRQTAIVLASLLAIFTPARAAHAAEMVDVLVYGATPGGIAAAIAAAKGGSTVALIEPTPRIGGLVTSGLSHTDFRTFEGLNGTFLDFARRVEAHYVKENGADSAQVRESFRGTFGEPKVNLAIFEAMLVEQPKITVERGLRLASVKLDKSGDRARVESATFTKSVGTPGSTQQSEFQAKVFIDGTYEGDLMAMAGAPWRVGREGKAEYNESLAPDEADDQLQAYNFRWIMTRDPKNRVTPTAPAGYRREDFVEVLKVLETGSIKKIFAYPSGCIFKAQLPPLPNGKFDINDVSNGLIRLSLPGKNLAWPNGDAAARAAVFQEHVRDQVGLLYFLQNDPEVPAKFRDEAREWGWCRDEFEASGHMPPQLYVREARRLKGVHIYTQQDSAQAPGDARAVLHRQAIAMGDYGNNCHGTLHPGPRFGGKHTGEFYNAVPPYQVPYGVIVPAIVQNLLVPVAVSSSHVGFCALRLEPIWASLGQAAGYAAAHAVKNKIAVQEVPVPELQRQLHADQSATIYVSDVLPGHADFAAVQWWGSAGGLHGLQAPFAKPGQRGKNISGQYYEAYQGHAAELDKKLEPAQLERWLAIAKELRLPLDKLPAATASPTRGDFIRAAWK
- a CDS encoding SGNH/GDSL hydrolase family protein; the encoded protein is MTRTFVFVLSLCFAASFPLAAQEKAKLPAATETDTRLHADGKGWRVDMAKVEDKTRPRVLLIGDSILNGYLKQVTKSLEGKAYVDVWVNPYCQSAHTNKVLGEVLKNGPYDVVHFNMGLHGWQEGRIKAGTFEPLTKAYVQVIRDASPKTRIIWASSTPVTVKGKPEELNAEINPVIVEHNRLAAKVVEEMKVPVNDFYSLLADNLPLARGDQFHWKPAAYQLLATEATKSVLRELAERAK